The genome window AAAATAATTGCTCTTGCCATTTCTCTACCTATATCACTTAAATAAATTATTTCATGACCAATTAGTCAAGTTATGTTAATTTACCACTTTCTGTTAAATAGTTATAGCGTACTTAAACAGAACATCGAATTTCACCGGTAATAATTTACGCCTCAAGCTAATCATTGCTGGCGACTTTCCCATTAATTCGTTCATAATAAGTACTATTACTGATTTTTTTGATATTTACCAAGACCTAAGGCTAAGGCATTGCATACAATTAAACCAACCATTATCGCTATCACCGGCGCTTCAGCTTCAGGGAAAACACTTTTTGCCCAAACAATATTTGACGAATTGCTCGCCGAACTTGGCGCCCAAGGCATCACCATTATAAAAGAAGATGCCTATTATCGTGCGCAAGATCATTTACCATTACATGAGCGGGAAAAAACCAATTACGATCACCCAAATGCATTTGAGCATGAGTTATTATCTGAACACTTGACGAAATTACTTAATAACCAATCGGTAGAAATGCCAGTATATTGTTATCAAACACATACTCGTACTAAGCAAACCAGTTTAATACAGCCAACCCCGATTATTCTGGTAGAAGGTATTTTACTCTTTACCAATCCGATCTTGAGAAACTGTTTTGATATTAAAGTCTATATGGATACACCGCTCGATATCTGCTTAGTTCGCCGTATTCAACGTGATACTGCAGAACGAGGCCGTAGTTTAGAGTCTATCACTGCACAATATTTAGAAACGGTCAGACCTATGTACTATCAATTTATTGAGCCAGAGAAAGCCTGGGCTGATATAGTGATCACCAAAGGCGGGAAAAACCGCATGGCAATTGAAGTACTTAAAGCAAAAATAAGACAACTTATTCAACAACATATATCATAAAATTATAATAAAAATGTATGGGGATACTATGAATTTAAGCGCACTCCATGGAGTATTTGGCATTGCCGCTATTTTATTGGCCGCCTATCTACTTTCCAATCATAAAAAAGCGATCAATCTGCGAACCGTCGGATTTGCTTTTGGCTTGCAACTATTACTCGGTGCATTTGTGCTATATGTGCCATTTGGTAAAGATGTTCTGGCATCAATCACTAATGGCGTACAAGGAGTGATTGATAGTGCAAAAGCCGGCATTAACTTTATTTTTGGTGGCTTAGGCACAGATGCTATGTTTGAAAATGGCGTCGGCTTTGTTTTCGCCGTTCGAGTATTGCCGGTTATTATCTTTTTCTCATCGTTAATTGCTGTGCTCTATCACCTCAATATCATGCAATGGATCATTCGCATTATCGGCGGCGGATTACAAAAACTATTAAAAACCAGTAAACCAGAATCATTATCAGCAACCGCAAATATCTTTGTCGGTCAAACGGAAGCGCCGCTCGTAGTGCGTCCTTATATCGCTAAAATGACGCAGTCGGAATTATTTGCCATCATGGTTGGCGGCTTAGCATCCGTTGCTGGTTCTATCTTAGCGGGATATGCCGGTTTAGGGGTCGAGCTGAAATACTTAATAGCCGCCTCTTTTATGGCAGCACCTGGTGGCCTATTAATGGCGAAAATCATTATTCCTGAAACTGAACAGGATAAAATCCAAACTGACGATGTTGCCTTAAGTGACGCTGATGATAAACCCGTAAATGTCATTGATGCCGCTGCATCTGGCGCAGCTTCTGGAGTAAAATTAGCCGTAAATGTCGGTGCCATGCTATTAGCCTTTATTGCATTGATCGCATTATTAAATATGCTGGTCGGAAATGCCGCTAGTTTACTGGGATTTGAAGGAGTAACGATTGAATGG of Thalassotalea insulae contains these proteins:
- the udk gene encoding uridine kinase: MKPTIIAITGASASGKTLFAQTIFDELLAELGAQGITIIKEDAYYRAQDHLPLHEREKTNYDHPNAFEHELLSEHLTKLLNNQSVEMPVYCYQTHTRTKQTSLIQPTPIILVEGILLFTNPILRNCFDIKVYMDTPLDICLVRRIQRDTAERGRSLESITAQYLETVRPMYYQFIEPEKAWADIVITKGGKNRMAIEVLKAKIRQLIQQHIS
- a CDS encoding NupC/NupG family nucleoside CNT transporter, yielding MNLSALHGVFGIAAILLAAYLLSNHKKAINLRTVGFAFGLQLLLGAFVLYVPFGKDVLASITNGVQGVIDSAKAGINFIFGGLGTDAMFENGVGFVFAVRVLPVIIFFSSLIAVLYHLNIMQWIIRIIGGGLQKLLKTSKPESLSATANIFVGQTEAPLVVRPYIAKMTQSELFAIMVGGLASVAGSILAGYAGLGVELKYLIAASFMAAPGGLLMAKIIIPETEQDKIQTDDVALSDADDKPVNVIDAAASGAASGVKLAVNVGAMLLAFIALIALLNMLVGNAASLLGFEGVTIEWLLGYLFAPFAFLIGVPWDEMLHAGSFIGQKIVVNEFFAYVNFVEIKDTLTPGTQAIITFALCGFANLSSIAILLGGIGSMAPNRRHDIARLGMKAMIAATLANLMSAAIAGVFLSL